A genomic segment from Maniola jurtina chromosome 9, ilManJurt1.1, whole genome shotgun sequence encodes:
- the LOC123868308 gene encoding uncharacterized protein LOC123868308: MFYDKNASFLLNQTSYITSEIYHALNQNSSDIHIIRSTSTLFYDLDLIAKRHSYHFVPQYPISERKIAKRNSEKSHKNIIFAAKSETIIQECATQIKSTPKRLDSLEIISKKMKKRSRNDNNNMLSSEIFLRDNDYTKSISDSIVNNENNHAQKFWSSAKYQKQYTNPIPAKKKSKMKDQGKRTEDPCPCQLFSYACPCTDKSLTELAKNRSLTVADQITSTPNFLPQEDNNNKYNQMKKSKCSANYEDEPTHRNVTEFPKKYEMTAVYQEPVTNNNDIPKLIEDKGQNRNKGLKNGKKWKVDLIRNLNQ; the protein is encoded by the coding sequence AtgttttatgataaaaatgCATCGTTTTTGTTAAACCAAACATCATACATAACAAGTGAAATTTACCACGCCTTAAACCAAAATAGCAGTGATATACATATCATAAGATCAACAAGTACCTTATTCTATGATCTGGATCTGATAGCAAAAAGACATTCTTATCACTTTGTTCCGCAATACCCTATTTCAGAAAGGAAAATAGCAAAACGAAATAGTGAAAAatctcataaaaatattatatttgcaGCAAAATCAGAAACTATCATTCAAGAATGTGCTACACAAATTAAATCAACACCTAAAAGATTAGACAGTTTAGAAATCATATCAAAAAAGATGAAAAAGAGATCTcgcaatgataataataatatgctttcTTCAGAAATTTTCCTTAGAGACAATGATTATACAAAAAGTATATCTGATTCTAttgtaaataatgaaaataatcaCGCTCAAAAATTTTGGTCATCTGCCAAATATCAAAAACAGTATACAAATCCAATACCAGCaaagaaaaaaagtaaaatgaaaGACCAAGGCAAACGCACAGAAGATCCTTGCCCTTGCCAGTTGTTTTCGTATGCCTGCCCATGTACAGATAAATCACTTACAGAACTAGCAAAAAATAGGAGTCTTACAGTTGCAGATCAAATAACCAGTACTCCAAATTTTTTGCCCCaggaagataataataataagtataatcaaatgaaaaaatctaaatgtagTGCGAATTATGAAGATGAGCCTACTCACAGAAATGTTACTGAATTTCCAAAGAAATATGAAATGACGGCTGTTTATCAGGAACCTGTTACTAATAATAACGATATCCCAAAACTTATCGAGGATAAGGGTCAAAATAGGAATAAAGGGTTAAAAAACGGAAAAAAGTGGAAAGTAGACCTCATAAGAAATCTAAACCAGTAA